TACGACGAGGGCACTGGCAAGGTCTTCTGCCTCGTCGAAGCCCCCAGCAGGGAAGCGGCGGCCGCCGTCCATCGCGAGGCTCACGGTCTCCTGGCCGACGAGATCATCGAGGTGAAGGAAGGAGCCTAGCGGCGCCGGGCGCCACCCGCTTCGATGTCGTGTCCGCGGTGTCAGCACCCGAATCCGCCCGCAGCCAGGTTCTGCAGCAACTGCGGCGCCAGCCTTGCCGTCGCCTGCCCGGCATGCGGCCATGGCAACACCCCAGGGGGTCGCTTCTGCAACGGATGCGGTGAAGTCCTCGCTTCCCCGGCGACGACACCGCAGCGCGCCACGCCGGAGTCCTACACGCCGAAGCATCTCGCGGCTCGCATTCTGACCTCGCGTGGCGCGCTGGAGGGTGAGCGCAAGCAGGTCACCGTCCTCTTCGCCGACCTCAAGGGCTCCATGGAGCTGCTCGCCGACCGTGATCCCGAAGAGGCGCGTCGCATACTCGATCCGGTCCTTGAACGCATGATGGAAGCCGTCCACCACTACGAGGGCACCGTCAACCAGGTCATGGGCGACGGCATCATGGCTCTGTTCGGTGCTCCCCTCGCCCATGAGGATCACGCGCTGCGCGCCTGCTATGCGGCTCTCCGCATGCAAGAGCGTGTGCGCCCTTATGGCGACGACATGCAGCGCACGCACGGCGTCCCGATCCAGATTCGTGTCGGGCTCAACTCTGGCGACGTGGTGGTGCGGGCGATCGAAAGCGACCTTCACATGGATTACACCGCCGTGGGTCAGACGACCCACCTCGCGGCCAGGATGGAGCAGATGGCGAAGCCGGGCTCCGTCCTCCTGACTCCCGGCACCCTCCGGCTCGTCGAAGGCCACGTCCGCGTGAAGTCGCTCGGGCCCGTGTCTGTCAAGGGGCTCGGCGAGACCGTCGAGGTCTTCGAGCTCGCCGGCGCCGCCTCGACCCGGACGCGACTTCAAGTATCCGCCGGCCGGGGTCTCACGCGGTTTGTCGGACGCGACGCGGAGATGGATCAGCTGCGCGTCGCCCTCGAGCGGGCCGGCGCTGCACATGGTCAGGTGGTCGCGCTCGTCGGCGAGCCCGGCGTAGGCAAGTCTCGCCTCGTGTGGGAGCTTGCCCACTCGCACCGGACGGCTGGCTGGCTCACGCTCGAGGCGAGCCCCGTCTCCTACGGCAAGGCGTCCAGCTTCCTACCCGTCGTCGATCTCCTCAAGGGCTACTTCGGGGTAGAGGACAGGGACGACCCCCGACGCGTGCGCGAGAAGCTCATCGGACGACTCCTGGCGCTCGACGAGAGCCTGCGGCCCGCGCTCCCGACCCTCGAGGGCCTCCTCGACGTTCCCGCGGAGGATGCCGCCTGGACGGGTCTGGGCGTCGAACAGCGCCGGCGACGCGTGCTCGACGCCGTCAAGCGCCTGGTGCTGCGCGAGAGCCAGGTGCAGCCCTTGCTGCTCGTTTTCGAGGACCTCCACTGGGTCGACGCGGACACCCAGGCGCTACTCGACGACCTCGTCGAGAGCTTGCCGTCGCACCGGCTGCTCCTGCTCGTCAACTATCGGCCCGAGTATCGGCACGGCTGGGGCGGTAAGACCTACTACGAGCAGATCCGCCTTGACCCGCTCCCGCCGGAAACGGCCGAGTCCCTCCTCGCGAGCCTCCTCGGGGCCGACG
This genomic window from Candidatus Methylomirabilota bacterium contains:
- a CDS encoding DUF4242 domain-containing protein — its product is MPLYLDVHNKIDGLTGDAVKDAHQKDLQVQHKHGVNYIRYWYDEGTGKVFCLVEAPSREAAAAVHREAHGLLADEIIEVKEGA